In a genomic window of Desulfopila inferna:
- the cyoC gene encoding cytochrome o ubiquinol oxidase subunit III has protein sequence MIREDINTGPISVEGHEEHAAGSHALGFWLYLMSDLVIFAAIFATYAVLVDNVAGGPSGKELFHLPFVFGETMLLLFSSATCGMAILALHEGKRERVLSWLTLTFLLGLGFIIMEISEFHALISEGHGPDRSAFLSAFFTLVGTHGLHVASGLLWMAVMMVQVISKGLTIPVHSRLIRLSMFWHFLDIVWVALFTIVYLMGDI, from the coding sequence ATGATACGTGAGGATATCAATACCGGCCCCATTTCCGTTGAGGGACATGAAGAGCATGCCGCAGGAAGCCACGCACTCGGCTTCTGGCTCTACCTCATGTCCGATCTGGTAATTTTTGCGGCAATTTTTGCAACCTATGCCGTGCTGGTCGATAACGTCGCCGGAGGCCCTTCGGGAAAAGAGTTGTTTCACCTGCCGTTTGTCTTTGGAGAAACGATGCTGCTGCTGTTCAGCAGCGCCACCTGCGGCATGGCTATACTGGCTCTGCATGAGGGTAAAAGGGAGAGGGTTCTTTCCTGGCTGACCCTCACCTTTCTGCTGGGTCTTGGCTTTATCATCATGGAAATCAGCGAGTTTCACGCCCTGATCAGCGAAGGCCACGGCCCTGATCGCAGTGCTTTCCTGTCGGCCTTTTTCACTTTGGTGGGCACCCACGGCCTCCATGTGGCCTCCGGTCTTCTCTGGATGGCGGTAATGATGGTTCAGGTGATTTCCAAGGGGTTGACCATACCCGTGCATTCCCGCCTGATACGGCTCAGCATGTTCTGGCATTTTCTGGACATCGTCTGGGTGGCGCTCTTTACCATTGTCTACCTGATGGGGGATATATAA
- the cyoD gene encoding cytochrome o ubiquinol oxidase subunit IV → MEHTPVDSSGASRGSYRSYAIGFILSIVLTALAFGSVMIGGFSRLTILAIIVGAAIAQMLVHLHYFLHLDSSSESRWNLLAFIFTVLIMALFVGGTLWIMYNLNYRMMY, encoded by the coding sequence ATGGAACATACACCTGTCGACAGCAGCGGAGCAAGCCGGGGAAGTTATAGATCATATGCAATCGGCTTCATCCTCTCCATAGTTCTGACTGCCCTTGCCTTTGGCAGTGTAATGATCGGCGGTTTCTCCCGATTAACAATCCTGGCCATAATTGTCGGTGCCGCCATAGCCCAGATGCTGGTGCATCTGCATTATTTCCTGCACCTGGATTCTTCATCGGAGTCGCGCTGGAATCTTCTCGCCTTTATCTTCACGGTTTTGATCATGGCCCTTTTTGTCGGGGGTACGCTGTGGATTATGTATAATCTCAATTACCGCATGATGTACTAA
- a CDS encoding YgaP family membrane protein, whose product MEKNVGSLDKNIRYLLAAVLVLIALFTPLDPIWRIVLLILAAIAFVTAITGL is encoded by the coding sequence ATGGAAAAGAATGTAGGAAGTCTTGACAAGAATATTCGGTACCTGCTTGCGGCTGTCCTGGTCCTTATCGCGCTGTTTACCCCGCTGGACCCAATCTGGAGAATTGTGCTTCTGATCTTGGCAGCCATTGCTTTTGTCACTGCGATTACCGGGCTGTGA